In Actinoplanes octamycinicus, the genomic window GGCGTGATCGTCGGCAGCGCGCTGATCCGCTGCGTGCTGGACGCTCCGGACCGGGCCGCCGGGCTGACCCAGCTGCGGGCGCTGAGCGCCGAGCTGGCCGAGGGCGTCCGGAACCGCTGACCGGAGGACCCGCGGGCCGCGCGAGCGACCCGCGGGCGCCGATCAGCCCCGAAATGTGAACTGCCCTGGGCATTGCCAACAAGGCCCGCAACGGTAGCGTGTGCACCCGTGAACTACGCCTTAATCCCCAGTCCCACCACGTCGGTGTGGCACCTGGGCCCGTTCCCGATCCGGGCCTATGCGCTCTGCATCATCGCCGGCATGGTCGTCGCCACCCTGCTCATGGAGCAGCGGCTGCGTCACCGGGGGGTGGCGCCCTGGACGTCACTGGACATGGTGGTCTGGGCGGTCCCGTTCGGCATCGTCGGCGCCCGGATCTACCACCTGATCACCTCGCCGCAGGACTACTTCGGCTCCGGTGGTGACCCGGTCCGCGCCCTCTACATCTGGGAGGGCGGCCTCGGCATCTGGGGCGCGGTGGCCGGCGGCGCGCTCGGCGCCTGGATCGCGTCCCGGCAGATCGGCCTGCCGCTGAGCGTCTTCGCCGACGCGCTCGCCCCGGCGCTGCCGGTGGCCCAGGCGATCGGCCGGTTCGGCAACTGGTTCAACAACGAGCTGTACGGCAAGGTCACCACCCTCCCGTGGGGCCTGCAGGTGCACGAGATGGACTCGGCCAACCCGGGCCACGCCACGATGATCGACGGCGAGCCGGTCACCCGCCCCGACCTCTACCACCCGACCTTCCTCTACGAGGTGGTCTGGGACCTGGGCGTCGGCGCGCTGGTCTGGCTGCTGGACCGGAAGTTCAAGTTCGGCCGCGGCCGGGCCTTCGCGCTCTACGTGATGGCCTACACGGCCGGCCGCTTCTGGATCGAGATGCTGCGCACCGACGAGGCGAACCACTTCTTCGGCATCCGGCTCAACGTGTTCGTCTCCATCCTGGTCTTCCTCGGCGCGGCGATCTACTTCGTGGTGATGCGCGGCCCGCGCGCCTACGTGGTGCCGATCGACGCCCCGGACAAGGCGCCCGAGCCGGCCGCCAGCAGCGACGTCTCGACGGTGGACGTGGACGCAAAGGACGCCGCCCGCAAGATGCCGACCGGCTACCAGGTGGTCAGCGAGGAGCGCTTCCTGGCGTACCAGCGGACCGGCGTGCTGCCCCCGGCGGACGGGGAGAAGTCCGCGGTGGACGAGAAGGACGCGGAGCCCGCGGAAGTGACCAGCCCGCCCGCCGGCGAGAACTGATCCGACCGGCACCGGAGAAGGCGGCAACATGCGTACGGCCGTGGTGGTGGGCGCGGGGATGGCCGGTCTGGCCGCGGCCGGCGCGCTGTCCCGGACCGGGTGGCGGGTGACGCTGCTGGAGTCCGCCGAGCGGATCGCCGCGCCACCCACCGCCGTGGTCCTCTGGCCGAACGGCCGCCGGGCCCTGGACGCGCTCGACCCGGACGGCGGCTGGTCGGCGATCGCGTCGCCACTGCCGGACGGCGGTGTCCGCCGCCCGGACGGCCAGTGGCTGGTGCCGCCCCGGGCGCGGAACGGCGCCACCGGCCCGTGC contains:
- the lgt gene encoding prolipoprotein diacylglyceryl transferase, with amino-acid sequence MNYALIPSPTTSVWHLGPFPIRAYALCIIAGMVVATLLMEQRLRHRGVAPWTSLDMVVWAVPFGIVGARIYHLITSPQDYFGSGGDPVRALYIWEGGLGIWGAVAGGALGAWIASRQIGLPLSVFADALAPALPVAQAIGRFGNWFNNELYGKVTTLPWGLQVHEMDSANPGHATMIDGEPVTRPDLYHPTFLYEVVWDLGVGALVWLLDRKFKFGRGRAFALYVMAYTAGRFWIEMLRTDEANHFFGIRLNVFVSILVFLGAAIYFVVMRGPRAYVVPIDAPDKAPEPAASSDVSTVDVDAKDAARKMPTGYQVVSEERFLAYQRTGVLPPADGEKSAVDEKDAEPAEVTSPPAGEN